The Pseudomonas protegens genome contains the following window.
CCGGGTCCAGCGTCGGCGGTGCAGCCAGGCCATGGTCGGGACATTGACCAGGGGCGAGGCGATGGCAATGAACAGCACGAAGGTTGCCGAGGCCAGCGGATAGTCGCGCAGCAGGTAGATGGCGATCACCACATGGGCCAGGCAGAGAAAGGCCACCGGCAGCTGGGGCAGGCGGTGCTGGATCGCCAGCATGTAGCCAATCGACGCCGCCACCAGCAGGGGAATGATCGAACTGATGCGGTTGTGCAGCCCGGTCAGCACGTCCACCAGGGCGTCGGGAGCGCCCAGGGCCTGGGCGCATTGGGCGAGGATCAGGAACAGCGCCGACACCAGCAGGCAAGGCAATAGCCAGAGCAGGCCTTCGCGAATCGAGCGCAACGACTCGGCGCCCGCCAGCAGCGCCAGGCGGTGGGTGAAAAACAGCTTGAACCCCGGTTGCCGCATCGGCCTCTCTCCTCTACCACTGCACCTCCGCCCCCTGCAGACGGCCCCCGCCACGGCCGCCCGGCGTCTGGCGGCGCCGTGGGGCAAACAGGGGGGTGCAGGCGAAGATACCACTGTAGAAACCCTGGTCGGCAAGCACTCGATGGCACTGCCTTGAGTGTTTTATCGCCCCTGCGGCGCCAGACTTGACCCCAACGCCGCGCCTCGGGCCGGGCTGCCCCCCGACACAACGGCGAATCAATATCATTTGCAGCGTATCAGGGCTTTTGCTTTAATCGCGAGCAATTCCCATTTGCAACGCCACCCGCCACCGGACCACGCCCTTGCCTTCCACGCCGCCCGCCAGCCCCACTCTGGTCCACAACCTCTATGACGCTCATCACCACTGGCTCTATGAACTGTTGCGGCGCCGCCTGAACCACGCTTGGGATGCCGCCGATCTGGCCCACGAGATCTTCGTCCGGGTACTCAAGCGCCCGCCGCAGCTGGACGGCGAGGTGCAGCAGCGCTCCTACCTGGCCACCATCGCCCGCGGCCTGTGCATCGATCACTGGCGGCGCCGCCAGTTGGAACAGGCCTGGCTGCAGGCCCTGGCGGCGCGTCCGCCGGCGTTGCAACCGTCTCCGGAGCAGCGGGCCATCATCGTCGAGACCCTCTACGAAGTGGACGCCCTGCTCGAGCGCCTGCCGCAGCGGGTGCGCGAAGCCTTTCTCCTGGCGCAGTTGCATGGCCGTTCCTACAAGGCCATTGCCGAAGAACTGGGGGTCTCGGAGCGCATGGTGAAGAAATACCTGGCCCAGGCCCTGGTGCATTGCGCGCTGCTGGAGGCCGAACTCGACGGCCTGCTGATCGAGTAGCGGCCCATGAGCGAACACGGCGCCCAGCGCTTGAGCCATGCCAGCCTGCAACAGGCCGCGCACTGGTACGTGCAATTGCAGGACGAGGCCGTCAGCGACGAACAACGCCGCCATTGGCAGGCCTGGCTCGAGCAGCACCCGGAACACCGTCGGGCCTGGGGCTACGTCGAGCGGGTCAGCCAGTGCCTGCTACCGCTGCAGGAAGCCGGCGCCCAGCAAGCCGCCGGCCAGGCCCTGCGCGGTGGCCGGCGGGCACCACTGGCGCGGCGCCAGGTGCTCGGCGCACTGGTGTTGCTCGGCCTGGGCTGGGGCACCTGGCGCGGCACGCCGCTGCCCCAGGCACTGGGCCGCTGGCGGGCCGACTACGCCACCGGCACCGGGGAGATCCGCGAGGTCCGGCTCAGCGACGGCACCCACCTCTGGCTCAATGCCCTGAGCGCGCTGGATGTGCGCTACAGCGCCCGGGAGCGCCTGTTGCAACTGCACCAGGGCGAAATCCTCATCGACACCGCCAAGGATCCGCAGCGCCCGTTGCGGGTGGACACCGAACACGGACGGCTGCAGGCCCTGGGCACGCGCTTCAGCGTGCGCCGGGAGGACGCACGCACCCTGCTCAACGTCTACGCCGGCGCGGTGCAAGTGCACAGCGGCAAGAGCGGCCAGCAGCAACGGGTCGACGCCGGCCAGCAACTGGCCTTCGACGCCGTCGCGCTGGGTCCGCTGCAAGGCGCCAGCGCCGCTCGCGAAGCCTGGAGTCGCGGGCTGCTGCTGGCCGACAACCTGCCACTGGCACAACTGCTCGAAGAATTGGGGCGCTATCGCCCGGGGCATCTGGGCTGTGACTCGGCCCTGGGTCGATTGCCGGTCATGGGCGCCTTCCCGCTGCACGATTCCGACCAGGCCCTGGCCCTGCTGGAAGCCGCCCTGCCGGTGCGGGTCCAGCGCCTGACGGCCTGGTGGGTGACCCTTGAACCCCGAGCCTGAAAATCCACAGAACATTTTTTTAAGGTTGCGGTTCCCTTTTGTCTTTCTGGTTCGGTTAACCCGGTAACTGCTCTCACATTGCCGATCCACAAGGGAACCCCATGCCAACCCCCAACCGTCCCCGCTTGCGCCCGTCCCTGCGTCCCCTGACCCTGTGCAGCGCCCTTTTGTGCCTGCCCGCCCCCTGGGCCCAGGCCGCCGAAAACCCCGCCAGCCAGCAGGCGGACAGCCAGCGCCAGGCCTACGACATCGGCCCCGGCCCACTGGTCAGTGTGCTCAATCGCTTCGCCGAACAGAGCGCGGTCTTTGTCGCCGGGCACAACGACCTCGCCGCCGGCAAGCAGAGCCCGGGGCTGCGAGGCCGCTACAGCGTCGAACAAGCCCTGCAACAGTTGCTGCACAACAGCGGCCTGCAAGCCCAGGCCGTCAGCGGCGGGTATGTGCTGCAAGCGCTCCCGACCGCCAGCGGCCCGTTGCAGCTGGGCACCACTCAGGTGTCCGCCCAGGGCCTGGGCAGCGTCACCGAGGACAGCCAGAGCTACACCACCGGGGCCAGCGCCTCGGCCACCGGCCTCAACCTGTCGCTGCGGGAAACCCCGCAATCGGTGACGGTGATCACCCGCCAGCAGCTGGACGACCAGGGCAGCAACAGCATCGCCGATGCCCTGCGCCGGGCCCCAGGGGTCAGCGTGCAGAACTACGACAGCGAACGCTGGGAGTTTTCCAGCCGCGGCCTGCCGATCACCAACTTCCAGTACGACGGGGTCAACGTCACCTACGACGGGGTCTACGACTACGGCACCACCAGCACCGACATGGCGACCTTCGACCGGGTGGAAATCATCAAGGGCGCCACCGGCCTGATGACCGGCTCCGGCGACCCCTCGGCCACCGTCAACCTGATCCGCAAGCGGCCGACCAAGGACTTCAAGGCCTCGGTCACCGGCACCCTCGGCTCCTGGGACAACTACCGCAGCGAAGGCGATATCTCCGGGCCACTGACCGAGACTGGCAACCTGCGCGGGCGCTTCGTCGGGGTCTACCAGGATCGCAGCTCGTACCTGGACCACTACCAGAACAGCAAGGACATCGCCTACGGCGTGCTGGAGGCCGACCTGACCCCCGACACCCTGCTGACGGTGGGCCTGGACCAGCAGAACACCCGCTCCCGGGGCGCCACCTGGACCGGCTTCCCGATGTACTTCAGCAACGGCTCGCGCACAAACTTTTCCCGCTCGTTCAACCCGGCCACCGACTGGAGCCGTCGCGACTTCAAGAACCAGACCCTGTTCAGCTCCCTGGAACAGCAACTGGCCCATGACTGGACTCTCAAGGTCAGCTACGACCACCTGCGCCGCGAGCACGACACCCTGCTGGGTTCGGCCAGCGGCGGCAACCCGGATCAGGCCAGCGGCGACGGCATGTTCATGTACATGGGCAAGTTCAAGGGCGAGCAGACCCAGGACAACCTGGACATCAACCTGCACGGCCCCTTCAGCCTGCTGGGCCGCGAACATGAGCTGATCGCCGGCTTCATGCTGATGAACGCCAAGCAGGACATCCCGGTCCACGGCTCGGTGTACCCGCCGGTGGGCGGCAGCATCTACCAGTGGCGCGGCGAATTCGCCAAGCCGGACATCCCGCAGATCGGCGACAACGACATCCTTCAGCGCCAGACCGGTGCCTACCTGGCCACCCGGCTCAAGCCCAGCGACGACCTGGCGCTGATCCTCGGCACCCGG
Protein-coding sequences here:
- a CDS encoding sigma-70 family RNA polymerase sigma factor: MPSTPPASPTLVHNLYDAHHHWLYELLRRRLNHAWDAADLAHEIFVRVLKRPPQLDGEVQQRSYLATIARGLCIDHWRRRQLEQAWLQALAARPPALQPSPEQRAIIVETLYEVDALLERLPQRVREAFLLAQLHGRSYKAIAEELGVSERMVKKYLAQALVHCALLEAELDGLLIE
- a CDS encoding FecR domain-containing protein, producing the protein MSEHGAQRLSHASLQQAAHWYVQLQDEAVSDEQRRHWQAWLEQHPEHRRAWGYVERVSQCLLPLQEAGAQQAAGQALRGGRRAPLARRQVLGALVLLGLGWGTWRGTPLPQALGRWRADYATGTGEIREVRLSDGTHLWLNALSALDVRYSARERLLQLHQGEILIDTAKDPQRPLRVDTEHGRLQALGTRFSVRREDARTLLNVYAGAVQVHSGKSGQQQRVDAGQQLAFDAVALGPLQGASAAREAWSRGLLLADNLPLAQLLEELGRYRPGHLGCDSALGRLPVMGAFPLHDSDQALALLEAALPVRVQRLTAWWVTLEPRA
- a CDS encoding TonB-dependent siderophore receptor, with protein sequence MPTPNRPRLRPSLRPLTLCSALLCLPAPWAQAAENPASQQADSQRQAYDIGPGPLVSVLNRFAEQSAVFVAGHNDLAAGKQSPGLRGRYSVEQALQQLLHNSGLQAQAVSGGYVLQALPTASGPLQLGTTQVSAQGLGSVTEDSQSYTTGASASATGLNLSLRETPQSVTVITRQQLDDQGSNSIADALRRAPGVSVQNYDSERWEFSSRGLPITNFQYDGVNVTYDGVYDYGTTSTDMATFDRVEIIKGATGLMTGSGDPSATVNLIRKRPTKDFKASVTGTLGSWDNYRSEGDISGPLTETGNLRGRFVGVYQDRSSYLDHYQNSKDIAYGVLEADLTPDTLLTVGLDQQNTRSRGATWTGFPMYFSNGSRTNFSRSFNPATDWSRRDFKNQTLFSSLEQQLAHDWTLKVSYDHLRREHDTLLGSASGGNPDQASGDGMFMYMGKFKGEQTQDNLDINLHGPFSLLGREHELIAGFMLMNAKQDIPVHGSVYPPVGGSIYQWRGEFAKPDIPQIGDNDILQRQTGAYLATRLKPSDDLALILGTRVSDFKGIDNTRYFDPGRADARQRYQQTGVVTPYAGLVYDLNDRYSLYTSYTSIYQPQMSKDAGGKILDPVQGDSYEAGIKAEYLDGRVNASFAVFHVQQDNVAQLVDGWGSDAIYRPTKGATTKGFEVEVAGELLDGWNLSAGYSYNHTRDANHDYVYGSVLQTTEPQQVARLFSSYRLPGAWDHLTLGGGVNWQSQFFGKVYQPDPNDAVNGGHDSRIAQDGYFLVDAMARYQFSQHLSSTLNVKNLFDKKYYTGIGNFGTGFYGEPRSLQLATRWDF